In Candidatus Binatia bacterium, the genomic window CCGCTTCCCATATTCGCCCTCCCCACCACGGCCGGCACTGGCTCCGAAGTCACGATCGTGGCCGTTGTCTCGGACACCGAAACGCATGAAAAAAAGCAGTTCATCGACCCCAAACTGGTACCTCTGATGACCGCTCTGGATCCTGCCTTGATGGCGGGCATGCCACCTCATGTCACCGCGGCCACGGGCGTCGATGCTCTGACCCATGCCGTCGAATCCTTCCTGTCGAAAACCTCGAATGACCAAACGGAAACCTATATCCGAATGGCGATTCCGCTCATTTTCGAGAACCTGCCGCGAGCATTCTCCAACGGAGATGATCTTGAAGCGAGAGGTGCTATGGCGATGGCCTCGTATTATGCAGGCATCGCCTTCACGCGCACCAGTGTAGGCTATGTGCATGCGATCGCCCACACTTTCGGGGCCCGCTACAATACGCCGCACGGCCTCGCGAATGCCATCACGCTGCCCCACATCCTGAAGTTCTCGGCACCCGCCGCCAACGAGCGTCTCGCAGCGCTGGCCGCCATGATCGGCATCGAGCAGGGAAGCGCCGAGCAAAGAGCCGATGCTTTTCGCGCTGCGGTCGATGAACTGCTTCGCCAGCTGCAGATCCCGACACACCTCGAAGACCTGCAATTGAAGGACATTCCCTCGATCGCCCAACAAGCCCTTGCGGAGGGCTGGGCCAATTACCCCGTACCTCGCTACATGGAGCAGGCCGAATGCGAGGATATTCTGCGGGCCATCGCACCCGCGTCGGTTCGCTAACCAACTCTGGCAGAACTCTCGAGCCTCACCTCGACAAGGCGGTCAAACGCAGCCTCGAACAGCTCCCGCCGCCAACTGCGGAACGATCGAACCCAGCCCTTCGAAACGCGCATCCTTGGTTTGGCCGCGCACCCAGCGAACATAAATCTGCTCGAGCACCACGGCGGTCTTGAAGAGGGCAAAGGTTTCGTAGAAGCCGATCTCGCTCAGATCGAGCCCGGTTCTGGCCGCGTAGCGCTCGGCGAGCTCGTCGCGTTTGAGAAATCCGTCGAGTGTCGAGACGCCACCAACGGTCCCGCGGCCCATATCGTCCGTCGCCTCGGACCAGTAGCCGAGCAGCGTACCGAGATCGACCAGAGGGTCTCCCAGGGAAGCCATATCCCAATCGAAGATTGCGACCAGACGCCCGGGATCGTCGGCGCCATACATGCAGTTATCCAGCTTGTAGTCATTATGCAGCACGCTCACCGACTGGGGGACCGGAATATGCTCCAGACACCAGGCCGCGGCTCGATCCATATCGGGAATCTCGCGGGTCTTGGCGGCTTCCCAACGCCCCAACCAGCCCCGCACCTGTCGCTCCACAAAGCCGTCGGGGCGCCCGAGCGTCGAGAGTTCCGGGGTCGAGGTATCGACCAGATGCAGGTCGGCGAGAGCATCGACGAGATCCTCGGAGATACGCCGGCGCAACGCCGGATCCTCGGGCAGGAAAGCGGGCCATTCCGAACGGATCACGTACCCTTGTCGCCGTTCCATCACGAGAAAAGGCGCCCCGAGCACACTCTCGTCCTCACAAAAGCCCAGCGGGCGTGGCGAATGAGGGAATTGCGGGGCCAGACCTGCGAGCGCTCGAAATTCGCGCCCCATATCATGCGATTTGGGGGCCACCGGACCGAGCGGCGGACGTCGCACAACCAATTCCTGATCTCCGAAGGAAACCATATAGGTCAGATTCGCATGTCCCCCGTGGAACTGGGTGACGGACATCGGGCCGGTGAGCCCGGGGACCGTCGCCTGCAACCACGCAGCCAAAGCTGCTTCATCCAATTGTTCGTCTGCGCGAACCTCGCCGGGATTATCCATCTTCATCGAAACGCTCCTTGTCCTGCCAAAGACAATGGCGAATTCGCCCCCCCGATGTCCAGTACCAGAAGAAACTATCCTTTGGATCCGTGGCCTTTCGCTTGCTGCATCGATCCGGGACCGTCACTATTTGCGAAGCATGCGAACCCTTTCTAAATTCCTCCAAGCAACCCTCGCCGGCCTCGTCCTATGCGCGGGCGTCTCGCTATCCCACGCCAGCCCACAGCATGGCCTGGCAATGCATGGCGACCTGAAATACCCGCCGGCCTTCACCCATTTCGGGTACGCCAACCCGGACGCGCCCAAAGGGGGACGTTTCCGAACCTCGACGCTGGGCACGTTTGACAGCTTCAATCCATTTCTGGTGCGCGGGAACCCCGCCGCCGGACTCGGCAACATCTGGGATACCCTGATGACGCCGTCGGCCGACGAACCATTCAGTCAATATGGCCTGCTGGCGGAATCGGTCGAGGTCGCGCCCGACCAGTCCGAAGCCACCTTTACCTTGCGGGAGAACGCACGATGGCACGACGGCAAGCCGGTCACGCCCGAGGACGTGATCTGGTCTTTCGAGACCCTGCGCGACAAGGGCCAACCCTTCTACCGGGCCTACTATGCTGGCGTTACCGCCGTCGAGAAAACCGGCCCGCGACAGGTCCGCTTTCAATTCGCCCACGGCGGCAATCCGGAATTACCCCTGATCATCGGCCAGCTTGTCGTGCTGCCCCGGCATTGGTGGAGCGAGCGCGACTTCAGCAAAACCACTCTCGAGCCACCACTCGGCAGCGGCCCCTATCGCATAGCGTCGTTCGAGCCCGGCCGGAGCATCACCTACGAGCGAGCAGACAACTACTGGGGGGCCGACCTTCCGGTCAATCGCGGTCGGCATAATGCCGACACTCTGAAGATCGACTATTACCGCGACGGGACCGTCGCGCTGGAAGCTTTCAAGGCTGGCGAATACGACTTTCGCCCCGAAAATATGTCGAAGGCATGGGCGACAAGCTACGATATCCCGGCTGTCGACGAAGGGCGTCTGATCCGACGAGAAGTCCCCAACGGTCGACCCAGCGGCATGCAGGCCTTTGTGATGAATACCCGCCGTCCGATCTTCAAGGATGCGCGTGTCCGCCAGGCACTCGGGGAAGTCTTTGACTTCCCGTGGTCCAATCAGGCCCTGTTCTACGGCCAATACACCCGCACCCGCAGTTTCTTCGACAACTCGGATCTGGCCGCAACCGGCCTCCCCGAGGGAGCAGAACTCCGCGCGCTCGACGCCGTGCGGGACCAGATCCCGCCCGAGGTTTTCACCGACGTCTATGATCCGCCGACCACGGACGGCTCGGGGAATATTCGCGCCAATCTCAAAACGGCGCATACGCTTCTCGGCGAGGCCGGTTGGAAGATCAACTCCGACACACGCCGTCTCACCAATACCGCGAGCGGCGAAACCCTGGACTTTGAAATCCTTCTCGTGGCACCGGAATTTGAACGCGTGGTGCTCCCCTTCAAGAAAAATCTCGAGCGCCTCGGAATCAACGTCACCGTCCGCACGGTGGATGCAGCGCAGTACCGCCGGCGCATGGACTCATTTGACTTCGACGTGATCGTCGGAACGTTTGGTCAGTCCCTGTCGCCCGGAAATGAGCAGCGGGACTATTGGGGGTCTGCCTACGCGCAACAAAATGGCAGTCGAAATCTGATCGGCATCGAAGACCCGGCCGTCGACACCTTGATCGAAGGAATCGTCCGAGCACCAACCCGCGCAGATCTCGTCGCACAAGTCCGCGCTCTGGACCGGGTCCTCCAATGGAATCATTGGGTCATTCCCCAATGGCATATCGCAAATGATCGCATCGCTTACTGGAATAAATTCGGCATGCCGCAAACAGTGCCTCTGATGGGTGTGCAGACCGACACCTGGTGGATTGATCCGCAACGGGAAAAGGCACTCGGCACCTCGAAGGAATAGCCGGCCGGCTCGATGGTTGCATATATCTTCAGACGTCTGATTTTGGTCCTGCCCACGTTGGCAGGCATCATGGCGCTCAACTTTTTCGTGATTTCACTCGCACCCGGCGGGCCGGTCGAGCAGGTGCTGGCCCGCGTACAGGGCACCGACGTCAGCGCCACCGAAAGATTCTCGGGCGGCGAAGGTC contains:
- a CDS encoding iron-containing alcohol dehydrogenase; amino-acid sequence: MQAIQRAIHHVAIALFRIFSQLLPISIPVTFAGEDATQELSRAIGRLGIQKVLIVTDKILVELGIVGQVAAKLEAAGVASVVYDGVEPNPTFDQIDAGRALLRSDTCGAVVAIGGGSPMDAAKVIAACGTNSKDPRKLAGMMKIRKRPLPIFALPTTAGTGSEVTIVAVVSDTETHEKKQFIDPKLVPLMTALDPALMAGMPPHVTAATGVDALTHAVESFLSKTSNDQTETYIRMAIPLIFENLPRAFSNGDDLEARGAMAMASYYAGIAFTRTSVGYVHAIAHTFGARYNTPHGLANAITLPHILKFSAPAANERLAALAAMIGIEQGSAEQRADAFRAAVDELLRQLQIPTHLEDLQLKDIPSIAQQALAEGWANYPVPRYMEQAECEDILRAIAPASVR
- a CDS encoding phosphotransferase family protein, which produces MKMDNPGEVRADEQLDEAALAAWLQATVPGLTGPMSVTQFHGGHANLTYMVSFGDQELVVRRPPLGPVAPKSHDMGREFRALAGLAPQFPHSPRPLGFCEDESVLGAPFLVMERRQGYVIRSEWPAFLPEDPALRRRISEDLVDALADLHLVDTSTPELSTLGRPDGFVERQVRGWLGRWEAAKTREIPDMDRAAAWCLEHIPVPQSVSVLHNDYKLDNCMYGADDPGRLVAIFDWDMASLGDPLVDLGTLLGYWSEATDDMGRGTVGGVSTLDGFLKRDELAERYAARTGLDLSEIGFYETFALFKTAVVLEQIYVRWVRGQTKDARFEGLGSIVPQLAAGAVRGCV
- a CDS encoding extracellular solute-binding protein, which gives rise to MRTLSKFLQATLAGLVLCAGVSLSHASPQHGLAMHGDLKYPPAFTHFGYANPDAPKGGRFRTSTLGTFDSFNPFLVRGNPAAGLGNIWDTLMTPSADEPFSQYGLLAESVEVAPDQSEATFTLRENARWHDGKPVTPEDVIWSFETLRDKGQPFYRAYYAGVTAVEKTGPRQVRFQFAHGGNPELPLIIGQLVVLPRHWWSERDFSKTTLEPPLGSGPYRIASFEPGRSITYERADNYWGADLPVNRGRHNADTLKIDYYRDGTVALEAFKAGEYDFRPENMSKAWATSYDIPAVDEGRLIRREVPNGRPSGMQAFVMNTRRPIFKDARVRQALGEVFDFPWSNQALFYGQYTRTRSFFDNSDLAATGLPEGAELRALDAVRDQIPPEVFTDVYDPPTTDGSGNIRANLKTAHTLLGEAGWKINSDTRRLTNTASGETLDFEILLVAPEFERVVLPFKKNLERLGINVTVRTVDAAQYRRRMDSFDFDVIVGTFGQSLSPGNEQRDYWGSAYAQQNGSRNLIGIEDPAVDTLIEGIVRAPTRADLVAQVRALDRVLQWNHWVIPQWHIANDRIAYWNKFGMPQTVPLMGVQTDTWWIDPQREKALGTSKE